Proteins from a genomic interval of Zingiber officinale cultivar Zhangliang chromosome 1B, Zo_v1.1, whole genome shotgun sequence:
- the LOC121968830 gene encoding LIM domain-containing protein PLIM2c-like isoform X1: MELPVYLMDQLTTDEIVFHKSCFKCNNCKGTLTLDRIICNHFNVEVMMMMGGYNILALLDFNFLNSDGILLGVLYCKPRFEQLFKESGNFNRIFNHIF, translated from the exons ATGGAGTTACCTGTCTACCTCATGGATCAACTCACTACGGACGAAATCGTTTTCCATAAGTCCTGTTTCAAGTGCAATAActgcaaaggaaccctcacg CTCGATAGGATCATCTGCAACCACTTCAACGTTgaggtgatgatgatgatgggaGGCTATAATATTTTGGCTCTATTGGATTTCAACTTTCTTAATTCTGATGGAATATTGCTAG GTGTTTTGTATTGTAAGCCTCGCTTTGAACAACTCTTCAAGGAATCTGGCAACTTCAACAGAATTTTCAATCAC ATATTTTGA
- the LOC121968830 gene encoding uncharacterized protein LOC121968830 isoform X2 — protein MELPVYLMDQLTTDEIVFHKSCFKCNNCKGTLTLDRIICNHFNVEVMMMMGGYNILALLDFNFLNSDGILLDILNGKWRYSETLTK, from the exons ATGGAGTTACCTGTCTACCTCATGGATCAACTCACTACGGACGAAATCGTTTTCCATAAGTCCTGTTTCAAGTGCAATAActgcaaaggaaccctcacg CTCGATAGGATCATCTGCAACCACTTCAACGTTgaggtgatgatgatgatgggaGGCTATAATATTTTGGCTCTATTGGATTTCAACTTTCTTAATTCTGATGGAATATTGCTAG ATATTTTGAATGGTAAATGGAGATATTCAGAAACTCTAACTAAATAG